A region from the Muribaculum gordoncarteri genome encodes:
- a CDS encoding 30S ribosomal protein S16 produces the protein MATKIRLQRHGRKNYAFYPIVIADSRAPRDGKFIERIGSYNPNTNPATVTLNFERALYWLNVGAQPTDTVRNILSHEGVLLMKHLQGGVKKGAFNEEEAQRRFEAWKLKRQASVDAAKASIASKKELEDKKRLEAEEAKNKAKAEAVAKKKAEIAAAKAEADAAAAAAAAEETPAEEAPAAE, from the coding sequence ATGGCAACTAAAATCAGATTACAGCGTCATGGTCGCAAGAACTATGCGTTTTATCCCATTGTAATCGCCGATAGCAGGGCACCACGTGATGGTAAATTTATTGAAAGGATAGGTTCTTATAATCCGAACACTAATCCTGCTACAGTAACATTGAACTTCGAGCGTGCTTTGTATTGGCTTAACGTAGGTGCTCAACCCACCGACACAGTTCGCAACATTCTTTCTCACGAAGGTGTGCTTTTGATGAAGCATCTCCAGGGTGGTGTTAAGAAGGGCGCATTCAACGAAGAAGAAGCTCAGCGTCGTTTCGAGGCTTGGAAGCTCAAGCGTCAGGCTTCAGTTGATGCTGCTAAGGCATCAATCGCAAGCAAGAAGGAGCTTGAGGACAAGAAGCGTCTTGAGGCTGAAGAGGCTAAGAACAAGGCAAAGGCTGAAGCCGTTGCCAAGAAGAAAGCCGAAATCGCTGCCGCTAAGGCCGAAGCTGATGCTGCCGCTGCAGCAGCCGCTGCTGAGGAAACTCCCGCAGAAGAGGCTCCCGCTGCTGAATAA
- a CDS encoding IS1634 family transposase yields the protein MKLKITKTKKTSILYVQKAYRDKNGKSTSRIHERLGTLEEVRQRCGDRDPVEWAREYIARLTAQEKEGRQVIISRLSPTKLIEKGEAQSCESGYLFLKRLYHKVGMDRICEAISRKHKFDFDFNKVLELMVYERLLRPASKLGNYRRSGSYIEPFDIEKQHIYRSLDILDRHGEYIQKRLFLNSSKVVERDTTVMYYDCTNYFFERESADPDYVTDKKGNVHERIRKYGVSKEHRPNPIVQMGMFIDNSGMPVAMCINPGNANEQTTLIPTEKIIVEKMGVSKIVVCTDGGLSSEGNRSYNSTAERSFITVQSIKKLEDNLRDWCLEPTGWKLVKSDTVQKDKRYRDADEDELEFDLTDADTARYYGDRTFYRERWIVNEKTKFSQRLIVTFSYKYRDYLRFLRQREIDKADSNARGNRTLTKSYKSPDRFLSETYATEDGEVAVFRTVSLNLDAISEEEKYDGFYAICTDLSDNVTKIIELNHNRWESEDAFRVIKTDFKGRPVFVWTAEHIRAHFIVCFITLLLFRIMEKELNYKYTSSAIIEKLRSMTMNIVKGEGYKPNFTRDDLTDDLHAKAGFRLDTEIVTRQKIKQIIANIKKG from the coding sequence ATGAAGCTGAAAATAACCAAGACAAAAAAGACTTCCATCCTTTATGTACAGAAGGCATACAGGGACAAGAACGGCAAAAGTACCTCAAGAATCCATGAGCGCCTTGGAACGCTTGAGGAAGTTCGTCAGAGATGCGGAGACAGAGATCCTGTTGAATGGGCCAGGGAATATATCGCCAGGCTTACGGCACAGGAGAAGGAGGGCCGGCAGGTGATAATATCACGTCTGTCGCCCACAAAGCTTATTGAAAAAGGCGAGGCTCAGAGTTGCGAGAGCGGATATCTGTTTCTTAAACGGCTGTACCATAAGGTCGGGATGGACAGGATATGCGAGGCAATCTCACGTAAACATAAGTTCGACTTCGATTTCAACAAAGTTCTGGAGCTGATGGTCTACGAACGGCTTTTGAGACCGGCTTCAAAACTAGGTAATTATCGCAGGAGCGGAAGCTATATCGAGCCTTTTGATATAGAAAAACAGCATATCTACAGGAGTCTGGATATCCTGGACAGACACGGTGAATACATCCAGAAGAGACTTTTCCTTAATTCGTCAAAGGTTGTCGAACGGGATACGACCGTCATGTACTATGACTGCACCAACTATTTTTTCGAGAGAGAATCTGCCGATCCGGACTATGTGACAGACAAAAAAGGGAACGTTCATGAACGTATACGCAAGTACGGAGTCTCCAAGGAACATCGACCGAACCCCATCGTACAGATGGGTATGTTCATCGACAACTCCGGCATGCCGGTTGCGATGTGCATCAATCCCGGCAATGCCAACGAACAGACTACCTTGATTCCAACTGAAAAGATTATAGTTGAGAAGATGGGGGTCAGCAAGATTGTAGTCTGTACAGACGGAGGTCTCTCTTCTGAAGGCAACCGGTCATATAACTCCACAGCAGAAAGATCATTCATAACGGTGCAGTCAATAAAGAAACTGGAGGATAATCTCAGGGACTGGTGTCTGGAACCGACAGGATGGAAACTTGTAAAGTCCGACACGGTACAAAAAGACAAGCGGTACCGGGATGCAGACGAGGATGAACTGGAGTTTGACCTGACTGATGCCGATACTGCCCGTTATTACGGAGACCGCACTTTTTATCGCGAGCGTTGGATTGTCAATGAAAAGACAAAGTTCTCTCAAAGATTGATTGTGACATTTTCATACAAATACCGCGACTACCTCCGATTCCTGCGTCAACGCGAGATTGACAAGGCTGACAGCAATGCACGTGGAAACAGGACATTGACCAAATCTTATAAGAGCCCTGACAGGTTCCTTTCCGAGACCTACGCCACAGAAGACGGCGAGGTTGCGGTATTCAGAACCGTCTCCCTGAATCTTGACGCCATATCAGAAGAAGAAAAATATGACGGCTTCTATGCGATATGTACGGATCTGTCTGACAATGTGACGAAAATCATCGAACTGAACCATAACCGCTGGGAGTCGGAGGATGCCTTCAGGGTCATCAAGACTGACTTCAAGGGTCGACCCGTCTTCGTCTGGACGGCGGAACACATAAGGGCCCACTTCATTGTCTGCTTTATCACACTACTGCTCTTCAGAATAATGGAAAAGGAACTGAACTATAAATACACATCCTCCGCTATAATTGAGAAACTACGGTCAATGACTATGAACATAGTCAAGGGAGAAGGCTACAAGCCTAACTTCACACGGGATGATCTTACCGATGACCTACATGCCAAAGCCGGCTTCAGACTCGACACCGAGATTGTTACTCGTCAGAAAATCAAACAGATTATTGCTAATATTAAAAAAGGTTAA
- a CDS encoding nucleoside recognition domain-containing protein, with protein sequence MEPINQQDDNVIQPAPATPATSKFSITRYIPSGVICLVVIFALFYYIGSIMGVPNMLNTIMHTAHDLLLNTVFYLMGICVITGAIGRLFVEFGVVKLLENMLRPLMRPLFNLPGVAALGAVMTFLSDNPAIISLSQDKRFSSYFKKFQYISLTNFGTAFGMGLLVIVFMVGQGFFLAPLVGFFGAFCGCIVSTRLMQYFVIKNYPNYAHETAVEEQHEVTEEKTVESKSLFIRILNSLLDGGRTGVDVGIAIIPGVLIISTLVMILTFGASSSGEYTGAAYEGVELLPWLAQKINIVFEVLFGFNDPHLVAFPITALGAVGAALSLVPNFISQGWIDGNAIAVFTAIGMCWSGYLSTHTAMLDSLGYRELTPKAILAHTIGGLMAAMIAHGLYVIITLF encoded by the coding sequence ATGGAACCAATCAATCAGCAGGATGACAATGTAATCCAACCGGCCCCAGCCACACCGGCCACATCAAAATTCAGCATAACACGCTACATTCCCTCAGGCGTAATATGTCTGGTCGTAATTTTCGCTCTCTTCTATTATATCGGGTCGATAATGGGTGTGCCCAACATGCTTAACACAATCATGCACACAGCCCATGACCTGTTGCTCAACACGGTATTCTACCTTATGGGAATATGCGTTATAACAGGAGCCATCGGACGACTTTTCGTCGAATTCGGCGTTGTTAAACTTCTCGAAAACATGCTCCGCCCCTTGATGCGCCCGCTGTTCAATCTGCCCGGAGTTGCCGCACTCGGCGCAGTAATGACATTCCTCAGCGACAATCCCGCCATCATATCCCTTTCACAGGACAAGCGGTTCAGCAGCTACTTCAAGAAATTCCAATACATCTCGCTCACCAATTTCGGTACAGCCTTCGGCATGGGACTCCTTGTCATCGTGTTTATGGTGGGCCAAGGCTTCTTCCTTGCACCCCTCGTGGGCTTTTTCGGCGCTTTCTGCGGATGTATCGTTTCAACACGGTTGATGCAATATTTCGTAATCAAGAACTATCCCAATTACGCCCATGAAACTGCAGTCGAGGAGCAGCACGAAGTAACCGAGGAGAAGACCGTTGAGTCAAAGTCGCTATTCATCCGCATACTAAACTCACTCCTCGACGGTGGACGCACCGGAGTCGATGTGGGCATAGCCATCATCCCAGGTGTGCTCATAATATCAACACTCGTCATGATACTCACATTCGGGGCATCGTCATCGGGCGAATACACCGGAGCAGCCTATGAAGGCGTCGAGCTGCTGCCCTGGCTGGCTCAGAAGATCAACATAGTGTTTGAAGTTCTCTTCGGATTCAACGATCCGCATCTGGTAGCATTCCCGATAACCGCACTCGGAGCCGTGGGAGCTGCCTTAAGCCTTGTTCCCAACTTCATCTCACAAGGCTGGATCGACGGTAATGCCATCGCCGTATTCACTGCCATAGGTATGTGCTGGAGCGGATACCTGAGCACCCACACAGCCATGCTCGACTCTCTCGGATACCGTGAACTCACCCCCAAAGCAATCCTCGCCCACACAATTGGAGGTCTTATGGCCGCGATGATTGCCCACGGACTCTATGTAATAATCACACTATTTTGA
- a CDS encoding porin has product MRRAICTALIALSILCSKAQANDNEESLLTLRLETRLDYQRHWLDGTTVKENTGFEGKFINIRADGNITDNLSYSWRQRLNKEHSDRTFFDATDWVYLNYNIGQWSIAGGKQVVAIGGWEYDRAPIDLYGCSVFWNNIPCYEIGASAGYSFTESDKLTFQFCESPFYTRDNRDMYSYNLLWNGNHGWFNAIYSINMIEYLPGRFINYIALGNKFTVDKVTLELDLMNRASRRQTFLLKDISIMGEVSFRPTEKWNIFGKMTYDVNRSGSDADMCVLPGTEMKMIGGGLEFSPLKNRSHALRFHANLFYSWGKNANDADLMQNKTTIFDIGVKWNMNLLSFKR; this is encoded by the coding sequence ATGAGAAGAGCGATTTGCACTGCGCTTATAGCGTTGAGCATCCTATGCTCCAAAGCTCAAGCGAACGACAATGAAGAGAGTCTGCTTACTCTCAGGCTCGAAACACGACTTGATTACCAACGCCACTGGCTCGACGGAACGACGGTGAAGGAGAACACCGGCTTTGAAGGTAAATTCATAAATATACGAGCCGACGGCAACATCACCGACAACTTGTCATACTCCTGGCGGCAACGACTCAACAAAGAGCACTCCGACCGCACATTCTTTGACGCGACCGACTGGGTTTACCTCAACTACAACATAGGCCAATGGTCGATTGCCGGAGGTAAACAGGTAGTGGCCATAGGAGGTTGGGAGTATGACCGCGCACCCATCGATCTTTACGGATGCTCGGTGTTCTGGAACAACATCCCCTGCTATGAAATAGGAGCATCGGCCGGATACAGCTTTACCGAATCGGACAAATTGACATTCCAATTCTGCGAAAGTCCCTTCTATACCCGCGACAATCGTGACATGTACTCCTACAACCTGCTTTGGAACGGCAATCACGGATGGTTCAACGCCATCTATTCGATAAACATGATCGAATACCTTCCGGGCCGATTCATCAACTACATCGCCCTCGGCAACAAATTCACCGTCGACAAGGTGACGCTCGAGCTCGACCTGATGAATAGAGCGTCACGCCGACAGACATTCCTGCTCAAGGACATATCGATAATGGGCGAAGTGTCATTCCGCCCCACCGAAAAGTGGAATATATTCGGCAAGATGACCTACGATGTCAATCGCTCGGGAAGTGACGCCGACATGTGCGTGCTCCCCGGAACTGAAATGAAAATGATAGGTGGCGGCCTTGAGTTCTCCCCTCTGAAAAATCGCAGTCATGCGCTGAGATTTCACGCCAACCTATTTTACTCATGGGGCAAGAATGCAAACGATGCCGACCTCATGCAGAACAAAACCACAATCTTTGACATAGGCGTAAAATGGAACATGAATCTACTCTCTTTTAAACGGTAA
- a CDS encoding KUP/HAK/KT family potassium transporter codes for MTTGTSSHSASPTVRRITAMVLLVTIGIVFGDIGTSPLYVMKTIMHVYPAYDADYIIGAVSCVIWTLTLQTTLKYVIIALRADNKGEGGILALFSLVRKLPHKWLYIVAAVGASTLLADGVITPALTVTSAVEGLCDIYPRTPVVPIVLTIITLIFLAQRSGTSAIGRWFGPFMLIWFLMLGILGIMNIGADTSIFHAFNPYYAVRLIVHYPGWMFILGAVFLCTTGAEALYSDLGHCGSLNISVSWIFVKIMLILNYLGQGAWIIAHQGAIAADANPFYAIMPKGFLIGGIIMSTGAAIIASQALISGSFTLISEAINLDFWPRMHIKYPGTIKGQLYVPAINMFLFLGCLLTVVIFRSSARMEAAYGLAITVTMLTTTVLLGFYLRSRGVASWITALFMLVFIALEGAFFTANVFKFMHGGWFTVLIAGLLCAIMLAWHIGRRVRSRFIDYKPLDGYVDIITDIRNDREIAKYASNVVYISYSHTEGQVESKLLYSIINKQPKRADHYWIVRIDHVDEPDTLEYSSKTIVRDALFLINLRIGFKVRPQVSVYLRQIVEDLVADNQLNLTSTYPSMMRHSIPGDFRFVIIQRVFSQSSNCKPSERRIMAIYELLRHITITADKALGLDTSTVTVEQVPLIINNRPNRRITRIS; via the coding sequence ATGACAACCGGAACTTCATCACACTCGGCCTCTCCCACCGTACGCCGCATCACGGCTATGGTTCTTCTCGTAACCATAGGCATAGTATTCGGCGACATAGGCACATCACCCCTCTATGTGATGAAAACCATCATGCACGTTTATCCCGCCTACGATGCCGATTATATAATAGGTGCAGTGTCATGCGTCATCTGGACACTTACGCTGCAAACGACCCTGAAATACGTAATCATAGCATTGCGGGCCGACAACAAGGGAGAGGGAGGAATACTTGCGCTCTTCTCACTTGTGCGCAAACTACCACACAAATGGCTTTACATAGTGGCCGCCGTCGGGGCAAGCACACTGTTGGCCGACGGTGTCATAACGCCAGCACTCACCGTCACTTCGGCGGTAGAAGGCTTGTGTGACATCTATCCACGCACCCCCGTAGTGCCGATTGTACTCACAATCATAACGCTTATATTTCTGGCTCAACGCTCGGGCACATCGGCCATCGGGCGATGGTTTGGCCCTTTCATGTTGATTTGGTTTCTGATGCTCGGAATTCTCGGCATCATGAACATAGGAGCCGACACCTCCATATTTCATGCGTTCAATCCCTACTACGCGGTCAGGCTCATCGTGCATTATCCAGGATGGATGTTCATTCTCGGAGCCGTGTTTCTATGCACCACAGGAGCCGAAGCACTATACTCCGACCTCGGACATTGCGGAAGCCTAAACATCTCGGTAAGCTGGATATTTGTCAAGATAATGCTCATCCTCAACTATCTCGGACAGGGAGCATGGATCATAGCTCATCAGGGAGCGATTGCGGCCGATGCCAATCCCTTCTACGCCATAATGCCAAAAGGGTTCCTCATAGGGGGAATCATAATGTCGACAGGAGCGGCCATAATTGCCAGCCAGGCACTTATAAGCGGCTCGTTCACATTGATAAGCGAGGCCATAAACCTTGACTTCTGGCCAAGAATGCACATAAAATATCCCGGCACGATAAAGGGGCAGCTATATGTCCCGGCAATAAACATGTTTCTCTTTCTCGGGTGTCTGCTGACCGTCGTCATATTCCGTTCATCGGCGCGCATGGAGGCCGCCTATGGATTGGCCATAACCGTGACAATGCTCACAACCACCGTGCTGCTTGGATTCTATCTGAGGTCACGGGGCGTAGCATCATGGATTACGGCATTGTTCATGTTGGTGTTCATCGCCCTTGAAGGCGCATTCTTCACCGCCAATGTGTTCAAGTTCATGCATGGCGGATGGTTTACCGTGCTGATTGCCGGACTGTTGTGTGCGATCATGCTCGCATGGCACATAGGGCGCCGCGTGAGGTCACGTTTCATCGACTATAAACCATTGGACGGTTATGTCGACATAATAACCGACATACGCAACGACCGTGAGATTGCCAAATATGCGTCCAATGTCGTCTACATCAGCTATTCCCACACTGAAGGCCAGGTGGAGAGCAAGCTGCTCTATTCAATAATAAACAAGCAGCCCAAGCGTGCCGACCACTACTGGATAGTAAGAATCGACCATGTAGACGAACCTGACACGCTGGAATACAGCTCGAAAACAATCGTACGTGACGCACTGTTCCTGATCAACCTGCGCATAGGTTTCAAGGTGCGTCCTCAGGTGAGTGTTTACCTGCGTCAGATCGTCGAAGACCTCGTAGCTGACAACCAGCTCAACCTCACGAGCACCTATCCGTCGATGATGCGTCACTCCATTCCCGGGGATTTCCGTTTTGTCATCATCCAACGTGTGTTTTCGCAATCGAGCAACTGCAAGCCTTCGGAACGGCGCATAATGGCCATTTACGAGCTGCTGCGTCACATCACCATCACGGCCGACAAAGCCCTCGGTCTTGACACGAGCACAGTAACCGTGGAACAGGTTCCGCTGATCATAAACAATCGCCCCAACCGTCGAATAACGCGCATATCGTGA
- a CDS encoding IS1096 element passenger TnpR family protein translates to MIFNFRLVSDEVDNFRREISIDADATFLDLRNAICDSVDYDKNQMCSFFICDDNWEKGKEITLEDMGSESDEDVYLMDETILSDYIDDGQRLIFVFDYMTDRCFFIEMKKSVPGKNLKDPVCIASMGTPPPQTMDLEEFEAKNAAATQVDDLDEDFYGSDEFNDDEFDAAGFDEMTFDENM, encoded by the coding sequence ATGATATTCAACTTTAGACTTGTATCAGACGAGGTCGACAATTTCCGCAGGGAAATCAGCATCGACGCCGATGCAACATTCCTCGACCTAAGAAACGCCATCTGCGACTCGGTCGACTATGACAAAAACCAGATGTGTTCATTCTTCATCTGTGACGATAATTGGGAGAAAGGCAAGGAAATCACCCTTGAGGACATGGGCTCGGAATCGGACGAAGACGTCTATCTCATGGATGAAACGATATTGAGCGACTACATCGACGACGGACAGCGCCTAATATTCGTATTCGACTACATGACCGACCGCTGCTTCTTCATTGAAATGAAGAAGAGTGTACCGGGAAAGAACCTTAAGGACCCTGTGTGCATAGCATCGATGGGCACACCTCCCCCACAGACCATGGATCTTGAGGAATTTGAGGCCAAAAACGCTGCTGCAACACAGGTCGACGACCTCGACGAGGATTTCTACGGAAGCGATGAGTTCAATGACGATGAATTTGACGCCGCCGGTTTTGATGAAATGACATTTGACGAAAACATGTAA
- a CDS encoding lysophospholipid acyltransferase family protein has translation MAPVLLTATILTATITIILSMLGMGRWAGYFFPHWWARLFCVMSMVKVTVKGRENIDPHTSYVFIANHQGAYDIFSIYGYLNHNFRWMMKKSLEKIPFVGYSCKVSGHIMVDNSSPSATKATMEKAEKQLRGGMSLVVFPEGARTWDGKMRRFKRGAFVLAMEFGLPVVPITIDGSFEVMPRFKKIPNWGHITLTIHKPIEAVNGKHDLLQLLDGSYATIHDSLPERHK, from the coding sequence ATGGCCCCGGTTCTGCTGACGGCCACGATATTGACGGCGACAATCACCATCATCCTGAGCATGCTGGGCATGGGTCGCTGGGCGGGCTACTTTTTCCCGCATTGGTGGGCGCGCCTTTTCTGTGTCATGTCCATGGTCAAGGTCACTGTCAAAGGACGCGAAAACATCGACCCCCACACATCCTACGTATTCATAGCCAACCACCAGGGAGCCTACGACATATTCTCCATCTACGGATACCTCAACCACAATTTCCGCTGGATGATGAAGAAGTCGCTTGAAAAGATTCCGTTTGTAGGTTATTCATGCAAGGTGTCGGGCCACATCATGGTCGACAACTCGTCGCCGTCGGCCACCAAGGCCACGATGGAGAAAGCCGAAAAGCAGCTGCGCGGAGGGATGTCGCTTGTCGTATTTCCCGAAGGAGCCCGCACATGGGACGGTAAGATGCGGCGTTTCAAGCGCGGAGCGTTTGTCCTTGCGATGGAATTCGGCCTTCCGGTCGTTCCAATCACCATCGACGGATCATTTGAGGTGATGCCTCGCTTTAAGAAAATTCCCAATTGGGGACACATAACCTTGACCATACACAAGCCTATCGAGGCCGTGAACGGAAAACATGACCTGCTTCAGTTACTTGACGGAAGCTACGCCACCATACACGACTCATTGCCCGAGCGACATAAATGA
- a CDS encoding IS1634 family transposase, with product MKLKITKTKKTSILYVQKAYRDKNGKSTSRIHERLGTLEEVRQRCGDRDPVEWARGYIARLTAQEKEGRQVIISRLSPTKLIEKGEAQSCESGYLFLKRLYHKVGMDRICEAISRKHKFDFDFNKVLELMVYERLLRPASKLGNYRRSGSYIEPFDIEKQHIYRSLDILDRHGEYIQKRLFLNSSKVVERDTTVMYYDCTNYFFERESADPDYVTDKKGNVHERIRKYGVSKEHRPNPIVQMGMFIDNSGMPVAMCINPGNANEQTTLIPTEKIIVEKMGVSKIVVCTDGGLSSEGNRSYNSTAERSFITVQSIKKLEDNLRDWCLEPTGWKLVKSDTVQKDKRYRDADEDELEFDLTDADTARYYGDRTFYRERWIVNEKTKFSQRLIVTFSYKYRDYLRFLRQREIDKADSNARGNRTLTKSYKSPDRFLSETYATEDGEVAVFRTVSLNLDAISEEEKYDGFYAICTDLSDNVTKIIELNHNRWESEDAFRVIKTDFKGRPVFVWTAEHIRAHFIVCFITLLLFRIMEKELNYKYTSSAIIEKLRSMTMNIVKGEGYKPNFTRDDLTDDLHAKAGFRLDTEIVTRQKIKQIIANIKKG from the coding sequence ATGAAGCTGAAAATAACCAAGACAAAAAAGACTTCCATCCTTTATGTACAGAAGGCATACAGGGACAAGAACGGCAAAAGTACCTCAAGAATCCATGAGCGCCTTGGAACGCTTGAGGAAGTTCGTCAGAGATGCGGAGACAGAGATCCTGTTGAATGGGCCAGGGGATATATCGCCAGGCTTACGGCACAGGAGAAGGAGGGCCGGCAGGTGATAATATCACGTCTGTCGCCCACAAAGCTTATTGAAAAAGGCGAGGCTCAGAGTTGCGAGAGCGGATATCTGTTTCTTAAACGGCTGTACCATAAGGTCGGGATGGACAGGATATGCGAGGCAATCTCACGTAAACATAAGTTCGACTTCGATTTCAACAAAGTTCTGGAGCTGATGGTCTACGAACGGCTTTTGAGACCGGCTTCAAAACTAGGTAATTATCGCAGGAGCGGAAGCTATATCGAGCCTTTTGATATAGAAAAACAGCATATCTACAGGAGTCTGGATATCCTGGACAGACACGGTGAATACATCCAGAAGAGACTTTTCCTTAATTCGTCAAAGGTTGTCGAACGGGATACGACCGTCATGTACTATGACTGCACCAACTATTTTTTCGAGAGAGAATCTGCCGATCCGGACTATGTGACAGACAAAAAAGGGAACGTTCATGAACGTATACGCAAGTACGGAGTCTCCAAGGAACATCGACCGAACCCCATCGTACAGATGGGTATGTTCATCGACAACTCCGGCATGCCGGTTGCGATGTGCATCAATCCCGGCAATGCCAACGAACAGACTACCTTGATTCCAACTGAAAAGATTATAGTTGAGAAGATGGGGGTCAGCAAGATTGTAGTCTGTACAGACGGAGGTCTCTCTTCTGAAGGCAACCGGTCATATAACTCCACAGCAGAAAGATCATTCATAACGGTGCAGTCAATAAAGAAACTGGAGGATAATCTCAGGGACTGGTGTCTGGAACCGACAGGATGGAAACTTGTAAAGTCCGACACGGTACAAAAAGACAAGCGGTACCGGGATGCAGACGAGGATGAACTGGAGTTTGACCTGACTGATGCCGATACTGCCCGTTATTACGGAGACCGCACTTTTTATCGCGAGCGTTGGATTGTCAATGAAAAGACAAAGTTCTCTCAAAGATTGATTGTGACATTTTCATACAAATACCGCGACTACCTCCGATTCCTGCGTCAACGCGAGATTGACAAGGCTGACAGCAATGCACGTGGAAACAGGACATTGACCAAATCTTATAAGAGCCCTGACAGGTTCCTTTCCGAGACCTACGCCACAGAAGACGGCGAGGTTGCGGTATTCAGAACCGTCTCCCTGAATCTTGACGCCATATCAGAAGAAGAAAAATATGACGGCTTCTATGCGATATGTACGGATCTGTCTGACAATGTGACGAAAATCATCGAACTGAACCATAACCGCTGGGAGTCGGAGGATGCCTTCAGGGTCATCAAGACTGACTTCAAGGGTCGACCCGTCTTCGTCTGGACGGCGGAACACATAAGGGCCCACTTCATTGTCTGCTTTATCACACTACTGCTCTTCAGAATAATGGAAAAGGAACTGAACTATAAATACACATCCTCCGCTATAATTGAGAAACTACGGTCAATGACTATGAACATAGTCAAGGGAGAAGGCTACAAGCCTAACTTCACACGGGATGATCTTACCGATGACCTACATGCCAAAGCCGGCTTCAGACTCGACACCGAGATTGTTACTCGTCAGAAAATCAAACAGATTATTGCTAATATTAAAAAAGGTTAA